Proteins encoded within one genomic window of Kibdelosporangium phytohabitans:
- a CDS encoding family 16 glycoside hydrolase, protein MLLAVHERCRQSLVAAVVLFTFLSAIVTVPAHAAIPPQQPGVTLRVFDIQTDLDKLCTVKAGQTPNVDKLMPVIDWSGTADFGVNDRFVSEVTGNIDVAAAGTYQFRLTSDDGSRLSIDNQLVINHDGLHGATPVTGSVQLGTGYHSLRIEHFDNLYDQQITLEWQPPNAPAFVVVPNSVLSTDADVVRVTSPGRKECEGVADSPGDGLPLTSVHPGYTLTSLRPNGFQPQVTGMDWLPDGRLAIATWGGSNNVLGEVYLMSNVAGNTDPSRVQAQRVASGLKEPMGIKYVDGKLYVSEKTRLVELNDTNGDGVTDDYRTVATWPFGGNFHEFAFGLLYEDGHFYANLSVSINYGGATTDPQPAPNRGTTIKVNKATGQVSYVAGGLRTPHGIGWGPEGDIFVTDNQGGWLPANKLVRVKQDRFFNHYMNPAGPYDAQPVTEPVLWLPHNEIANSPSNPITLTTGPFAGQMVYGDVTYGGIQRAFLEKVNGEYQGAVFRMTQGLESGVSRISLGPDGAIYTGGIDGGGNWGQPGKLAYGLQKLTPNGTSTFDILAMRAVQGGFEFEYTQPLSAETVQNLAAKYRVSQWRYKPTPAYGGPKIDEQTLGVTSASVSADRKKVTLQIKGLQAGRVVHVRSPRPFTSASGTTLWSTQAWYTLNSLVGGPAASVTYEAERATLSGGAGVNTNHTGYEGTGFVDGYWNKGAGTTFSVNAPTAGSYNVALRYSNGPDPSPGAKTVSVHVNGAKVRQTRLASTVTWDNWASQPEALTLKAGANSIAYKFDDGDIGNVNFDNITVTAAQRIQLFNGSNLNAWELRSGGTAPWPVAGGSTETLGGDIRTKQKFGDFKLHVEWYEPRYPSNVTGQARGNSGIYLQDRYELQVLDSFGDTTLANDEAGAIYQKKAPDINAATAPLTWQTYDVTFRAARFDSSGNKTDNARVTVVWNGRTIHNNVEINGPTGAGDPENTAPGSIRLQDHGDPGENPRYRNIWIEPIA, encoded by the coding sequence CTTCTAGCTGTCCACGAACGATGCCGCCAGTCGCTCGTCGCCGCGGTCGTCCTGTTCACGTTCCTGTCCGCCATCGTGACCGTCCCCGCGCACGCGGCGATCCCGCCGCAGCAGCCAGGCGTCACCCTTCGTGTGTTCGACATCCAGACCGACCTCGACAAGCTCTGCACCGTCAAGGCCGGGCAGACCCCCAACGTCGACAAGCTCATGCCCGTGATCGACTGGTCGGGCACGGCCGACTTCGGGGTCAACGACCGGTTCGTGTCGGAGGTGACCGGCAACATCGACGTCGCCGCCGCTGGCACGTACCAGTTCCGGCTGACCAGCGACGACGGGTCGCGGCTGAGCATCGACAACCAGCTCGTGATCAACCACGACGGGTTGCACGGCGCCACGCCGGTCACCGGTTCGGTCCAGCTCGGCACCGGCTACCACTCGCTGCGGATCGAGCACTTCGACAACCTCTACGACCAGCAGATCACGCTGGAGTGGCAGCCCCCGAACGCGCCGGCGTTCGTCGTCGTGCCGAACTCGGTGCTCAGCACCGACGCCGACGTCGTGCGGGTGACGTCACCGGGACGCAAGGAGTGCGAAGGCGTCGCCGACTCACCCGGCGACGGCCTGCCGTTGACCTCCGTACACCCCGGCTACACGCTGACCAGCCTGCGCCCCAACGGTTTCCAGCCACAGGTCACCGGCATGGACTGGCTGCCCGACGGCAGGCTCGCGATCGCCACGTGGGGCGGCTCGAACAACGTGCTCGGCGAGGTCTACCTGATGAGCAACGTCGCGGGCAACACGGACCCGTCACGGGTCCAGGCGCAGCGCGTCGCGAGCGGCTTGAAAGAGCCGATGGGGATCAAGTACGTCGACGGCAAGCTGTACGTCTCCGAGAAGACGCGGTTGGTCGAGCTGAACGACACGAACGGCGACGGGGTCACCGACGACTACCGGACCGTTGCCACGTGGCCGTTCGGCGGCAACTTCCACGAGTTCGCGTTCGGCCTGCTGTACGAGGACGGCCACTTCTACGCCAACCTGTCGGTGTCGATCAACTACGGCGGCGCAACGACCGACCCGCAGCCCGCGCCCAACCGCGGCACCACCATCAAGGTGAACAAGGCCACCGGGCAGGTGTCGTACGTCGCGGGCGGCCTGCGGACGCCGCACGGCATCGGCTGGGGCCCGGAAGGCGACATCTTCGTCACCGACAACCAGGGCGGCTGGCTGCCCGCGAACAAGCTCGTGCGGGTCAAGCAGGACCGGTTCTTCAACCACTACATGAACCCGGCGGGCCCGTACGACGCGCAACCGGTCACCGAACCCGTGCTGTGGTTGCCGCACAACGAGATCGCCAACTCGCCGAGCAACCCGATCACGCTGACGACCGGTCCGTTCGCCGGGCAGATGGTCTACGGCGACGTCACCTACGGCGGCATCCAGCGCGCGTTCCTGGAGAAGGTCAACGGCGAGTACCAGGGCGCTGTCTTCCGGATGACCCAAGGTCTCGAGTCGGGTGTCAGCCGGATCAGCCTCGGTCCGGACGGCGCGATCTACACCGGCGGCATCGACGGCGGCGGGAACTGGGGCCAGCCGGGCAAACTGGCCTACGGCCTGCAGAAGCTGACGCCCAACGGCACCAGCACGTTCGACATCCTGGCGATGCGCGCCGTCCAGGGCGGGTTCGAATTCGAGTACACGCAGCCCTTGTCGGCCGAGACCGTGCAGAACCTCGCGGCGAAGTACCGGGTGTCGCAGTGGCGTTACAAGCCGACGCCCGCGTACGGCGGCCCGAAGATCGACGAGCAGACGCTCGGCGTGACGAGCGCGTCGGTGTCCGCCGACCGCAAGAAGGTCACCTTGCAGATCAAGGGTTTGCAGGCGGGACGCGTGGTGCACGTCCGTTCGCCGCGGCCGTTCACCTCGGCGTCCGGCACGACGTTGTGGAGCACCCAGGCGTGGTACACGCTCAACTCCTTGGTCGGCGGCCCAGCGGCCAGCGTGACCTACGAGGCCGAGCGAGCCACGTTGAGCGGTGGCGCGGGCGTCAACACCAACCACACAGGCTACGAGGGCACCGGTTTCGTCGACGGCTACTGGAACAAGGGTGCCGGCACGACGTTCTCCGTGAACGCACCAACGGCCGGGTCGTACAACGTCGCCCTGCGTTACTCCAACGGCCCGGATCCGAGTCCCGGCGCCAAGACCGTCAGCGTCCACGTCAACGGGGCGAAAGTCCGGCAAACCCGCCTGGCCAGCACGGTCACGTGGGATAACTGGGCGTCCCAGCCGGAGGCGTTGACGCTCAAAGCCGGCGCCAACTCGATCGCGTACAAGTTCGACGACGGCGACATCGGCAACGTCAACTTCGACAACATCACGGTCACCGCGGCCCAGCGGATCCAGTTGTTCAACGGCAGCAACCTGAACGCGTGGGAACTGCGCTCAGGCGGGACGGCTCCGTGGCCGGTCGCCGGTGGCTCGACGGAAACCCTCGGCGGGGACATCCGGACCAAGCAGAAGTTCGGCGACTTCAAGCTGCACGTCGAATGGTACGAACCGCGGTACCCGTCGAACGTGACCGGCCAGGCCCGCGGCAACAGCGGCATCTACCTGCAGGACCGCTACGAACTGCAAGTGCTGGACTCGTTCGGCGACACCACGCTCGCCAACGACGAGGCAGGCGCGATCTACCAGAAGAAAGCGCCGGACATCAACGCAGCGACTGCGCCGTTGACCTGGCAGACCTACGACGTCACGTTCCGGGCGGCCCGTTTCGACTCGTCCGGCAACAAGACTGACAACGCCCGTGTGACCGTCGTGTGGAACGGCAGGACAATCCACAACAACGTCGAGATCAACGGCCCGACGGGCGCGGGCGACCCGGAGAACACCGCACCGGGCTCCATCCGCCTGCAGGACCACGGCGACCCCGGCGAGAACCCCAGGTACCGCAACATCTGGATCGAACCGATCGCCTGA
- a CDS encoding NAD(P)H-binding protein → MSEQPILVTGATGKSGSRVVRQLRAKGLPVRAAARTGEHVFDWNDSGTWDAALAGAQSVYIVQLDGTRLVRPFVERAVRHGVRRLVLASGRGIDNPDYAKDPTGMAAAMADSEAAVRQSGLEWTISRPGWFAQNFNEGFFADAIRAGELRLPGGDGAASFVDAQDIAAVVVAALTEDRHSGQIYELSGPRAVTLAEAVATIAEASGRAIRYVPLPVDEYVAELVQQGLPPVEAEAFAEIIIALRDGKDEHVSDGVPRALGRPARTFAEFAESTAAEGGWQA, encoded by the coding sequence ATGTCAGAACAACCGATTCTTGTCACGGGGGCGACCGGCAAGTCCGGCAGCCGTGTCGTCCGCCAGTTGCGGGCCAAAGGGCTGCCGGTACGCGCGGCGGCACGAACCGGCGAACACGTCTTCGACTGGAACGACTCCGGCACCTGGGACGCGGCACTGGCGGGCGCGCAGTCCGTCTACATCGTGCAGCTGGACGGCACGAGACTGGTTCGCCCGTTCGTCGAGCGGGCCGTGCGGCACGGGGTACGCAGGCTGGTGCTGGCGTCCGGCCGGGGCATCGACAACCCGGACTACGCCAAGGACCCCACCGGGATGGCGGCGGCCATGGCCGACAGCGAGGCCGCGGTCCGGCAGAGCGGTCTGGAGTGGACGATCAGCAGGCCGGGGTGGTTCGCGCAGAACTTCAACGAGGGGTTCTTCGCCGACGCCATCCGCGCCGGCGAGTTGCGGCTCCCCGGCGGTGACGGCGCCGCGTCCTTCGTCGACGCGCAGGACATCGCCGCGGTGGTCGTCGCCGCCCTGACCGAAGACCGGCACTCGGGCCAGATCTACGAACTGTCCGGCCCGCGCGCGGTGACGCTGGCCGAAGCGGTCGCCACGATCGCCGAAGCCAGTGGCCGCGCGATCCGCTACGTCCCGTTGCCGGTGGACGAGTACGTCGCCGAACTCGTGCAGCAGGGGCTGCCGCCGGTGGAAGCCGAGGCGTTCGCCGAGATCATCATCGCACTGCGGGACGGCAAGGACGAGCACGTGTCCGACGGTGTACCCCGTGCACTCGGCCGTCCCGCCCGGACGTTCGCCGAGTTCGCCGAGTCCACTGCCGCTGAAGGTGGCTGGCAGGCCTGA
- a CDS encoding AraC family transcriptional regulator translates to MDAVSELLADVRAHGAVFQQAVVSPPWALRMSSGAPLTLAMPLQGHVWIVPDDHEPVRIGRGDIAVVRGDVPYTVADDPTTAPTRVITSDDYCVDTCGTPAKGASVLVSGAFERRGDLSERLLHALPAVLVVPAADSPYPSVETVAEEIARDRPGQQLVLDRLLDLMLVSALRSWFDAPDTDAPAWCRAMDDPLVGRALRLLHDNPAHAWTVADLAAKVGVSRAGLARRFTALVGESPMAYLTGWRITLAADLLRRTNQTVSTIARKVGYANAFALSVAFKRLRGTRPSDYRNER, encoded by the coding sequence ATGGACGCCGTGTCGGAGCTGTTGGCGGACGTACGCGCGCATGGCGCGGTGTTCCAGCAGGCGGTCGTGAGCCCGCCGTGGGCCCTGCGGATGTCGAGCGGCGCCCCGCTGACGCTGGCAATGCCGCTGCAGGGCCACGTGTGGATCGTCCCCGACGATCACGAGCCGGTCCGCATCGGACGCGGTGACATCGCCGTTGTCCGCGGCGACGTGCCGTACACAGTGGCCGACGACCCCACGACCGCGCCCACCCGCGTGATAACCAGCGACGACTACTGCGTGGATACCTGCGGAACGCCGGCGAAGGGCGCCTCGGTGCTGGTGAGCGGGGCGTTCGAACGCCGGGGAGATCTCAGCGAACGCCTGCTGCACGCCTTGCCGGCGGTGCTGGTGGTCCCGGCCGCCGACAGCCCATACCCGTCGGTGGAGACGGTGGCGGAGGAGATCGCCCGCGACCGCCCGGGACAGCAGCTGGTGCTGGACCGGCTGCTGGATCTGATGCTGGTGTCAGCGCTGCGCAGCTGGTTCGACGCCCCGGACACCGACGCTCCGGCGTGGTGCCGCGCGATGGACGATCCGCTGGTGGGCCGGGCGTTGCGCCTGCTGCACGACAACCCGGCGCACGCGTGGACAGTGGCGGACCTCGCCGCCAAGGTGGGTGTGTCGCGGGCCGGGCTCGCTCGTCGGTTCACCGCGCTGGTGGGCGAGTCACCGATGGCCTACCTCACGGGCTGGCGCATCACCCTCGCCGCCGACCTCCTCCGGCGGACGAACCAGACCGTGAGCACGATCGCCCGAAAGGTGGGTTACGCCAATGCTTTCGCTTTGAGCGTGGCCTTCAAGCGGTTGCGTGGCACCAGACCGAGCGACTACCGCAACGAGCGATAG
- a CDS encoding glyoxalase: protein MTSIDAITIEVADLPAAQRFHAAALGLGARLGLRESREPSSGFRGFTLSLVVSQPADVNGLFASALKAGATALKPAAKSLWGYGGVVQAPDGTIWQIVTSTKKDTGPATGEIDSVVLLLGVDDVAASKQFYTGQGFGVAKSFGRMYVEFAAESSLFKLSLYRRKALAKVAGVTPDGAGSHRIVLGGVTATCTDPDGFAWEPATATAKS, encoded by the coding sequence ATGACCTCCATCGACGCGATCACCATCGAGGTGGCCGACCTCCCGGCCGCCCAACGCTTCCACGCCGCCGCCTTGGGGCTGGGCGCCCGGTTGGGCCTGCGGGAGTCGCGGGAACCGAGCAGCGGTTTCCGCGGATTCACCCTGTCGCTCGTCGTCTCCCAACCGGCTGACGTCAACGGGTTGTTCGCCTCCGCGCTCAAAGCCGGGGCGACGGCTCTCAAGCCCGCCGCGAAGTCGCTGTGGGGCTACGGCGGCGTCGTCCAGGCCCCGGACGGCACGATCTGGCAGATCGTGACCTCCACCAAGAAGGACACCGGCCCCGCCACCGGCGAGATCGACTCCGTCGTGCTCCTGCTCGGCGTCGACGACGTGGCCGCCAGCAAGCAGTTCTACACCGGCCAGGGATTCGGCGTCGCCAAGAGCTTCGGCCGGATGTACGTCGAGTTCGCCGCCGAGTCGAGCCTGTTCAAGCTGTCGCTGTACCGGCGCAAAGCACTGGCCAAGGTGGCCGGTGTCACGCCGGACGGCGCAGGATCACACCGGATCGTGCTCGGCGGCGTCACGGCGACCTGCACCGACCCGGACGGGTTCGCCTGGGAACCCGCCACGGCGACGGCGAAGTCCTGA
- a CDS encoding NmrA family NAD(P)-binding protein, translating into MSPDSAPVLVTGATGRQGGATVRALRAAGVPVRALVRDPAKAESLGVELVKGDLHDRDSVIRAAEGVRAVFSVQMPGVSRDGFDFDGEVAQGVNLIEGARVAGVPQFVHTSVSGAGQHSGAPGWAEGRWPEMAPTLNAKKAIQDHLRAAGFPRWTLLKPGFFMENFLPSMAFLFPRGVEGGLVSVVKPDTRLSVVAVEDIGTAAAAAIAEPDRFHGIELELAGDYLPMTEIAEILSRALGARLSAPDMTEQEALAAGMPPMGASHEWLNVVGQPARPRYAADLGLPLTSFEQWAQRSLRG; encoded by the coding sequence ATGTCCCCAGATTCCGCGCCTGTTCTGGTCACCGGTGCCACCGGTCGGCAGGGTGGCGCCACCGTTCGTGCGTTGCGGGCCGCGGGTGTGCCTGTTCGTGCCCTTGTGCGTGATCCGGCCAAGGCTGAGTCTCTCGGCGTTGAGCTGGTCAAGGGTGACCTGCACGATCGCGATTCGGTGATCCGGGCCGCCGAGGGTGTCCGTGCGGTCTTCTCTGTCCAGATGCCCGGGGTGTCACGGGATGGCTTCGACTTCGACGGTGAGGTGGCTCAGGGCGTGAACCTCATCGAGGGGGCGAGGGTTGCTGGGGTGCCGCAGTTCGTGCACACGTCCGTTTCCGGGGCGGGTCAGCACAGTGGCGCGCCGGGGTGGGCTGAGGGGCGCTGGCCGGAGATGGCGCCGACGCTCAACGCCAAGAAGGCCATCCAGGACCACCTCCGTGCCGCCGGCTTCCCGCGGTGGACACTGCTCAAGCCGGGCTTCTTCATGGAGAACTTCCTGCCGTCCATGGCCTTCCTGTTTCCCCGCGGCGTCGAGGGCGGGCTGGTGAGCGTCGTGAAACCGGACACCCGGCTGTCCGTGGTCGCGGTCGAGGACATCGGCACCGCCGCTGCGGCCGCCATCGCCGAGCCGGACCGGTTCCACGGGATCGAGCTGGAACTCGCCGGTGACTACCTGCCGATGACCGAGATCGCCGAAATCCTGTCCCGCGCCCTGGGCGCGCGGTTGTCCGCGCCGGACATGACCGAGCAGGAGGCCCTCGCCGCCGGGATGCCGCCGATGGGCGCCAGCCACGAGTGGCTCAACGTCGTCGGGCAACCCGCTCGCCCGCGGTACGCGGCAGACCTCGGCCTCCCGCTCACCAGCTTCGAGCAGTGGGCGCAGCGGTCCCTGCGCGGCTGA
- a CDS encoding TetR/AcrR family transcriptional regulator → MADRQRADARRNYELILAVAAEEVAAHGAAASLEQIARVAGVGSATVRRHFPTRRALLEAVSKERIEALTARAQDLAAKDDSRAALLQWLSELVTYCVKARGFAAVLAYDGAEIGNVHENSCSAAMEEAASPLLHRAVQDGSVTTGVTVTDLITLVVGIVLATEHYPDPAAEAHRLFEIAVTGLSPDSEPTG, encoded by the coding sequence ATGGCTGACCGGCAGCGCGCAGACGCACGCCGCAACTACGAACTCATCCTCGCCGTGGCCGCGGAAGAAGTCGCCGCCCACGGCGCGGCGGCGTCACTGGAACAGATCGCACGCGTAGCGGGAGTCGGCTCAGCGACGGTGCGCCGCCACTTCCCAACCCGCCGCGCACTGCTGGAAGCGGTGTCGAAGGAACGAATAGAGGCCCTGACAGCCCGCGCCCAGGACCTGGCAGCCAAGGACGACAGCCGAGCCGCGTTGCTGCAATGGCTGAGCGAACTCGTCACCTACTGCGTGAAAGCCCGGGGCTTCGCAGCAGTGCTGGCCTACGACGGCGCAGAAATCGGGAACGTACACGAGAATTCCTGCTCGGCAGCCATGGAAGAGGCAGCAAGCCCCCTCCTGCACCGCGCCGTGCAGGACGGGTCGGTGACGACAGGCGTCACCGTGACGGACCTGATCACACTCGTCGTCGGCATCGTCCTGGCCACGGAGCACTACCCAGACCCAGCAGCCGAGGCCCACAGACTGTTCGAGATAGCCGTGACCGGCCTGAGCCCCGACAGTGAGCCGACCGGCTGA
- a CDS encoding phosphoribosyltransferase family protein, producing MRTEPDVTSEVRDRLRRVFFWHSDRTDESWYADMTSWWRSPTLLRSLGPALASLFRDGQPTVVLGVESSGCLLGPLVAVDLGIGFVEVRKRREQVVDSDAWRERRSPPDYSNRHRTLAFRKRLVGPADRVLVVDDWITTGGQVSGVRSLVHDAEATWLGAAVVVDALMSNETRRLLGVRSLLHIRDL from the coding sequence ATGCGCACCGAACCCGACGTCACCTCCGAAGTACGGGATCGGCTGCGCCGCGTGTTCTTCTGGCACAGCGACCGCACGGACGAGAGCTGGTACGCCGACATGACGAGCTGGTGGCGCAGCCCCACGCTGCTGCGCTCGCTCGGCCCGGCTCTCGCCTCGCTGTTCCGCGACGGGCAGCCGACAGTCGTGCTCGGCGTCGAGTCCAGCGGTTGCCTACTGGGTCCCCTCGTCGCGGTCGACCTCGGCATCGGCTTCGTCGAAGTGCGCAAACGCCGGGAGCAAGTGGTCGACAGCGACGCATGGCGCGAACGGCGAAGCCCGCCCGACTACAGCAACCGTCACCGGACTCTTGCTTTCCGCAAACGCCTGGTGGGTCCCGCGGATCGGGTGCTCGTTGTTGACGACTGGATCACCACGGGTGGGCAGGTATCCGGTGTCCGGTCGCTTGTGCACGATGCTGAAGCTACTTGGCTTGGCGCTGCCGTGGTTGTGGATGCTTTGATGAGCAACGAGACGCGTCGTCTGTTGGGCGTCAGGTCTTTGCTGCATATTCGGGATCTTTGA